A window from Cryobacterium sp. SO1 encodes these proteins:
- a CDS encoding DUF559 domain-containing protein translates to MNARAPLPPDLPTPAFSVRQAERAGVPAHRLRAADLNTEVAGVRSLQHDLSLAQRCALFQLRLTTSSFFSHSTAALLHAIPVPYRVAHSPLVHISVPAPHRAPHAAGLAGHALQVQPHELMTLPDGLRVTTPLRTWFDLAHSLGLLDLVAAGDALIHWRQPMVSALDLAEALGQPFNRRIRRRLRHAGELLNDRSESPPESILRALLILAGIPVSAANHVVTDQFGEFVARTDLIIDRYRIILEYQGDYHRTTPGQWRADMSRRSKLEAQGWRVMELNADDLKDPAELVSRIHRLAQLPSLERPLPGLGLGAES, encoded by the coding sequence ATGAACGCTCGAGCGCCTCTCCCGCCCGACCTGCCGACTCCGGCCTTCAGCGTGCGGCAGGCCGAGCGCGCGGGAGTGCCGGCCCACCGACTGCGGGCGGCCGATCTCAATACGGAGGTGGCCGGGGTGCGGTCCCTGCAGCACGACCTCTCGCTTGCACAGCGGTGCGCCCTCTTCCAGTTACGCCTGACAACATCGAGCTTCTTCAGCCACAGCACGGCCGCCCTGCTGCACGCGATCCCGGTGCCGTACCGGGTGGCGCACAGCCCCCTCGTGCACATCTCGGTCCCGGCTCCGCACCGCGCTCCGCACGCCGCCGGCCTTGCCGGTCACGCCCTGCAGGTACAACCCCACGAGCTGATGACGCTGCCCGACGGGTTGCGCGTGACCACGCCATTGCGCACCTGGTTCGACCTGGCCCACTCCCTAGGACTGCTCGATCTCGTGGCCGCAGGCGATGCGTTGATCCACTGGCGGCAGCCGATGGTTTCGGCCCTCGATCTCGCGGAGGCCCTGGGCCAACCGTTCAACCGGCGCATCCGTCGCAGACTGCGCCATGCCGGCGAACTCCTGAACGACAGGTCAGAGTCCCCGCCGGAGTCCATACTCCGAGCCCTGCTGATCCTCGCCGGCATCCCGGTGTCGGCGGCGAACCACGTGGTGACCGATCAATTCGGAGAATTCGTGGCCAGGACCGACCTCATTATCGACCGCTACCGGATCATCCTGGAGTACCAGGGCGACTATCACCGCACGACGCCGGGCCAGTGGCGCGCGGACATGTCGCGGCGGAGCAAACTTGAAGCGCAGGGGTGGCGGGTGATGGAATTGAATGCCGATGACCTCAAGGATCCGGCAGAGCTCGTCAGCCGCATCCATAGGCTCGCTCAGCTGCCGAGCCTCGAGCGCCCACTCCCGGGCCTGGGCCTCGGCGCAGAATCCTGA
- a CDS encoding ABC transporter substrate-binding protein, with protein MSVKQHRRLIVPVAAAAVMGLALTGCTGDIAAQTAEDTDCAAYADYGTFEGNPEVSIGGTIQDVEADRLVESWADFQACTGITVNYTGTKEFEAQIAVLAEGGSAPDIGIIPQPGLFNKLADAGFLKPAPEAVEANVDKWWSADWKGYGTATDGTFYAAPLMASVKGYVWYSPSMFEDKGYEIPASLDEMMDLTAQIAADGTVPWCAGVGSGDATGWPGTDWVEDYVLRQAGAETYDKWVKHEIPFNDPAIVTAFNSVGDILKNPEYVNAGLGDVSSIISTEFGDAGLPVLDDTCAMHHQASFYEGFWKNADGSEVTVAPDGDVYAFLLPPAEAGGEQAVTGGGELVSAFNEGDEITAVLSYLSSDTWANNRVELGGVISANTGLDASLASSDILKQSVEILQDENTVFRFDGSDLMPGAVGTDSFWKGIVNWLSGDDTQKVVDTIESSWPTS; from the coding sequence ATGAGCGTGAAACAGCATCGCCGGCTCATTGTCCCGGTCGCTGCAGCCGCAGTGATGGGACTCGCCCTGACCGGCTGTACCGGCGACATCGCCGCCCAGACCGCAGAAGACACCGACTGCGCCGCCTACGCCGACTACGGCACCTTCGAGGGCAACCCCGAAGTGAGCATCGGCGGAACCATCCAGGACGTCGAAGCCGACCGGCTCGTGGAGTCCTGGGCCGACTTCCAGGCCTGCACCGGCATCACGGTGAACTATACGGGCACCAAGGAGTTCGAGGCTCAGATCGCCGTTCTCGCCGAGGGCGGCTCCGCCCCGGACATCGGCATCATCCCGCAGCCGGGTCTGTTCAACAAGCTTGCCGACGCCGGGTTCCTCAAGCCCGCCCCCGAAGCCGTTGAGGCCAACGTGGACAAGTGGTGGTCCGCGGACTGGAAGGGCTACGGCACCGCGACCGACGGTACCTTCTACGCCGCACCGCTGATGGCCAGCGTCAAGGGTTACGTCTGGTACTCGCCGTCGATGTTCGAGGACAAGGGCTACGAGATCCCCGCCTCGCTCGACGAGATGATGGACCTCACCGCCCAGATCGCCGCCGACGGCACCGTGCCGTGGTGCGCGGGCGTCGGATCCGGTGACGCCACCGGTTGGCCGGGAACCGACTGGGTCGAGGACTACGTCCTCCGCCAGGCCGGCGCCGAGACCTACGACAAGTGGGTCAAGCACGAGATCCCGTTCAACGACCCCGCCATCGTCACCGCGTTCAACTCGGTCGGCGACATCCTGAAGAACCCGGAGTACGTCAACGCAGGACTCGGCGACGTCTCGTCGATCATCTCAACGGAGTTCGGCGACGCCGGCCTCCCGGTCCTCGATGACACCTGCGCGATGCACCACCAGGCCTCGTTCTACGAGGGCTTCTGGAAGAACGCCGATGGCTCTGAGGTCACCGTCGCCCCCGACGGCGACGTCTACGCGTTCCTCCTGCCGCCGGCTGAGGCCGGCGGAGAGCAGGCCGTCACCGGTGGTGGCGAGCTGGTCAGCGCGTTCAACGAGGGCGACGAGATCACCGCCGTGCTCAGCTACCTCTCCAGCGACACCTGGGCGAACAACCGCGTTGAGCTGGGCGGCGTCATCAGCGCCAACACCGGTCTGGATGCCTCGCTCGCATCCAGTGACATCCTGAAGCAGAGCGTCGAGATCCTGCAGGACGAGAACACCGTCTTCCGTTTCGACGGTTCTGACCTGATGCCGGGCGCCGTGGGCACCGACTCCTTCTGGAAGGGCATCGTGAACTGGCTCAGTGGCGATGACACCCAGAAGGTCGTCGACACCATCGAGTCGAGCTGGCCGACGAGCTAG
- the rplL gene encoding 50S ribosomal protein L7/L12, translating into MAKLSTEELLEQFKGLTLIELSEFVKAFEETFEVTAAAPVAVAGAAGPAAAAEEVEEQSAFDVILDAVGDKKIQVIKVVRELTSLGLGEAKAVVDGAPKAVLEGVAKEAAEKAKASLEAAGATVTLK; encoded by the coding sequence ATGGCAAAGCTTTCCACTGAAGAGCTGCTCGAGCAGTTCAAGGGCCTCACCCTCATCGAGCTCTCCGAGTTCGTCAAGGCATTCGAGGAGACCTTCGAGGTCACCGCCGCTGCCCCCGTCGCCGTCGCCGGAGCCGCTGGCCCCGCCGCCGCTGCCGAAGAGGTCGAAGAGCAGAGCGCGTTCGACGTCATCCTCGACGCCGTTGGCGACAAGAAGATCCAGGTCATCAAGGTTGTGCGCGAGCTCACCAGCCTGGGCCTCGGCGAGGCCAAGGCCGTTGTCGATGGCGCGCCGAAGGCCGTCCTCGAGGGCGTTGCGAAGGAAGCTGCCGAGAAGGCAAAGGCTTCCCTCGAGGCCGCTGGCGCCACCGTCACCCTCAAGTAA
- the rplJ gene encoding 50S ribosomal protein L10, producing MANKEATVAELQEKFQSSTAVLLTEYRGLTVAKLKELRTSISEDATYAVVKNTLTKIAANNAGITSFDEELVGPSAIAFVHGDPVAVAKTLRAFTKANPLLVVKGGYFDGNPLTAAEVGKLADLESREVLLGKLAGAFKASLFGAAYLFNAPLSKAVRTIDALREKQESAN from the coding sequence ATGGCGAACAAGGAAGCAACGGTCGCCGAGCTGCAGGAGAAATTCCAGAGCTCGACCGCCGTTCTGCTCACCGAGTACCGCGGACTCACTGTTGCGAAGCTCAAGGAGCTGCGCACGTCCATCAGTGAGGACGCCACGTACGCCGTGGTAAAGAACACGCTCACCAAGATCGCGGCCAACAACGCCGGCATCACGTCTTTCGACGAGGAGCTCGTTGGTCCGTCCGCTATCGCTTTCGTACACGGTGACCCTGTCGCCGTCGCGAAGACCCTGCGTGCCTTTACCAAGGCAAACCCTCTCCTGGTTGTCAAGGGTGGTTACTTCGACGGTAACCCCCTGACCGCCGCAGAGGTAGGCAAGCTCGCCGACCTCGAGTCCCGTGAAGTTCTGCTCGGCAAGCTTGCCGGCGCCTTCAAGGCCTCGCTGTTCGGAGCCGCATATCTGTTCAACGCACCGCTGTCGAAGGCTGTTCGCACCATCGACGCGCTGCGTGAAAAGCAGGAGTCCGCGAACTAG
- a CDS encoding DNA-3-methyladenine glycosylase gives MNSDPAAATPAVATLYAPRRPVDLAATMAPHRRGTGDPTARADADGLWRTQRTPLGPATLRLRQGSDGVIDARAWGHGAEWCIAQVPALLGAGDDWSGLDLGAHAALAEVRRRNPGVWLGSSGLVFESLIPAIIEQKVTTFEAHRAWYRLIRQHGEAAPGPAPAGMMVSPGPDRWRLVPSWDWHRAGVDPRRSRTAVTVAAVAASLDRPVDAVTAARRLQSLPGVGRWTAAEVTQRSHGDPDSVSVGDYHLAAQVGWALTGAPVDDDGMLELLDPFAGHRQRVVRLILGSGYRAPRRGPRMTIQDHRAH, from the coding sequence ATGAACTCCGATCCAGCCGCCGCGACTCCGGCGGTCGCCACGCTGTATGCGCCCCGGCGCCCGGTCGATCTGGCGGCCACCATGGCCCCGCACCGTCGCGGCACGGGCGACCCCACCGCGCGCGCCGACGCCGACGGCCTCTGGCGCACCCAGCGCACCCCGCTCGGTCCGGCGACCCTGCGGCTGCGGCAGGGATCGGACGGCGTGATCGACGCCCGCGCCTGGGGGCACGGCGCCGAGTGGTGCATCGCCCAGGTGCCCGCTTTGCTGGGCGCCGGCGACGATTGGTCCGGCCTCGACCTGGGCGCTCACGCCGCCCTCGCCGAGGTGCGCCGGCGCAATCCCGGTGTCTGGCTGGGCAGCTCCGGGCTGGTCTTCGAGTCGCTGATCCCGGCGATCATCGAACAGAAGGTCACCACCTTCGAGGCGCACCGGGCCTGGTACCGGCTCATCCGCCAGCACGGTGAGGCGGCACCCGGCCCTGCTCCGGCGGGCATGATGGTTTCGCCGGGTCCCGACCGCTGGCGCTTGGTGCCGTCCTGGGATTGGCACCGGGCGGGTGTGGATCCGCGGCGTTCGCGCACCGCGGTGACGGTCGCGGCCGTGGCGGCCTCGCTGGACCGGCCCGTCGACGCCGTGACCGCTGCGCGCCGGCTGCAGTCGCTGCCTGGCGTCGGCCGCTGGACCGCCGCCGAGGTGACCCAGCGCTCGCACGGTGACCCCGACTCGGTGAGCGTGGGCGACTACCACCTCGCCGCCCAGGTGGGCTGGGCGCTGACCGGCGCCCCGGTCGACGACGACGGCATGCTCGAACTGCTCGATCCCTTCGCGGGGCACCGCCAACGCGTGGTGCGGCTCATCCTGGGCAGCGGTTACCGGGCGCCTCGGCGCGGCCCGCGGATGACCATCCAGGATCACCGCGCACACTAG
- a CDS encoding MarR family winged helix-turn-helix transcriptional regulator — protein MASDLHNILGDLVSVNHRLTRVAARAARGTESPALWRTLSVLLSAGPIRLGELADLSRVSQPTATKLVGSLVARGWIERTSDAADARVSLIASTPAGEAALVAWRTELAAALLPYFTDLPAADVETLERAVAILRERVEATERMAAPHRPTATTTETAR, from the coding sequence ATGGCTTCTGATTTGCACAACATCCTCGGGGACTTGGTCTCCGTCAACCACCGGCTGACCCGCGTGGCCGCCCGCGCCGCGCGCGGCACCGAGTCGCCCGCCCTGTGGCGCACCCTCAGCGTGCTGCTCTCCGCCGGGCCGATCCGCCTGGGCGAACTGGCCGACCTCAGCCGCGTCTCGCAGCCCACCGCCACCAAGCTCGTCGGCAGCCTCGTCGCCCGCGGCTGGATCGAGCGCACCAGCGACGCCGCCGACGCCCGCGTCAGCCTCATCGCCAGCACCCCGGCGGGGGAGGCCGCCCTCGTGGCCTGGCGCACCGAGCTGGCCGCCGCGCTGCTGCCCTACTTCACCGACCTGCCTGCCGCCGACGTCGAGACCCTCGAACGCGCGGTCGCCATCCTGCGCGAGCGAGTCGAGGCCACCGAACGGATGGCTGCGCCGCACCGTCCGACCGCGACGACCACGGAGACCGCCCGATGA
- a CDS encoding carbohydrate ABC transporter permease, protein MTTADLLGKIIQVVAALAAFSLVIGLVLFLIDKAPKRGRDYWQLAFFLLPALILLAVGLIYPAFRTSLLAFSNSSGEWVGAENFIWMFTQPAALITLGNTVIWVVVVPILSTTIGLAYAMFIDKSRGEKYFKALVFMPMAISFVGAGIIWRFVYDYKSGDNAQIGLLNQILVWFGAEPVQWLQTSPINTFLLIVVMIWIQTGFAMVICSAAIKGVPTEQIEAAQLDGTNPWQRFTNVTLPGIRGSLVVVITTISIATLKVFDIVRTMTAGNFNTSVIANEMYTQAFRAGEQGRGAALAIVLFLLVLPIVIYNVRVLRQQREIR, encoded by the coding sequence ATGACGACCGCAGATCTGCTCGGCAAGATAATTCAGGTGGTAGCGGCCCTCGCCGCCTTCTCGCTCGTTATCGGGCTCGTGCTATTCCTTATCGACAAAGCGCCTAAACGCGGGCGCGACTACTGGCAACTCGCCTTCTTCCTGCTTCCCGCCCTGATCCTGCTCGCCGTCGGGCTCATCTATCCGGCCTTCCGCACCTCCCTGCTGGCCTTCAGCAACAGCTCCGGCGAATGGGTGGGTGCCGAGAACTTCATCTGGATGTTCACCCAGCCGGCCGCGCTGATCACCCTGGGCAACACCGTGATCTGGGTCGTGGTGGTGCCGATCCTCTCCACCACCATCGGCCTGGCCTACGCGATGTTCATCGACAAATCTCGTGGGGAGAAGTACTTCAAGGCGCTGGTGTTCATGCCCATGGCGATCTCCTTCGTGGGCGCCGGCATCATCTGGCGCTTCGTCTACGACTACAAGTCCGGCGACAACGCGCAGATCGGTCTGCTCAACCAGATCCTGGTCTGGTTCGGCGCGGAACCCGTGCAGTGGCTGCAGACCTCGCCGATCAACACCTTCCTACTGATCGTCGTGATGATCTGGATCCAGACCGGATTCGCCATGGTCATCTGCTCCGCCGCCATCAAGGGCGTCCCGACCGAGCAGATCGAGGCCGCGCAGCTCGATGGCACCAACCCGTGGCAGCGGTTCACCAATGTGACCCTGCCGGGCATCCGCGGTTCGCTGGTCGTGGTCATCACCACCATCTCGATCGCCACCCTCAAGGTGTTCGACATCGTGCGCACCATGACCGCCGGTAACTTCAACACCAGCGTCATCGCCAACGAGATGTACACCCAGGCCTTCCGGGCCGGCGAGCAGGGCCGAGGTGCCGCGCTCGCGATCGTGCTGTTCCTGCTGGTGCTGCCGATCGTCATTTACAACGTACGAGTCCTGCGTCAGCAGAGGGAGATCCGATGA
- a CDS encoding LacI family DNA-binding transcriptional regulator: MSAIADVARLAGVAKATASRALSGRGYVSDETRSKVVAAAALIGYVASPNAASLVTGRTQSVGVIIPFISRWFFSEVLESLERSLLAKGYDMTLYNLPAHSVERERVFDFFLARKRFDGVISVGVELSDIEVQLLHRLGRPLVGIGGEIPGVHTIAIDDTAAARLATEHLISLGHTDIRHIGGDQVDQMDFAVHTKRLTGFNTAMRAAGLATDGCFAPCAFTVPGGYEAGLALFGDPHRRPTAVFAASDEIAIGLIVAARELGILVPSELSVIGIDGHPYAEMFRLTTIEQHPRNQARMAVEALLGALEQQSTTVSPGLTRAPTNLVMRSSTSAPR; encoded by the coding sequence ATGAGCGCGATCGCGGATGTCGCACGCCTCGCCGGTGTCGCTAAAGCGACGGCCTCGCGTGCCCTCAGTGGCCGCGGCTACGTGTCGGACGAAACGCGCAGCAAGGTGGTCGCTGCGGCGGCCCTGATCGGCTACGTCGCCTCCCCCAACGCGGCGAGCCTGGTGACCGGGCGAACCCAGAGCGTCGGGGTGATCATTCCGTTCATCAGCCGGTGGTTCTTCTCCGAGGTCCTCGAGAGCCTCGAGCGGTCCCTGCTCGCCAAGGGCTATGACATGACGCTGTACAACCTCCCCGCGCATTCGGTCGAGCGGGAGCGGGTCTTCGACTTCTTCCTCGCCCGCAAACGGTTCGACGGCGTCATCTCGGTCGGCGTCGAGCTCAGCGACATCGAGGTCCAACTGCTGCACCGGCTGGGCCGCCCGCTGGTGGGCATCGGCGGAGAGATCCCCGGCGTGCACACCATCGCCATCGACGACACCGCCGCCGCGCGGCTGGCCACCGAACACCTGATCAGTCTCGGCCACACCGACATCCGTCACATCGGCGGCGACCAGGTGGACCAGATGGATTTCGCGGTGCACACCAAGCGGCTCACCGGCTTCAACACGGCCATGCGGGCCGCCGGCCTGGCCACGGATGGCTGCTTCGCCCCCTGCGCCTTCACGGTGCCCGGCGGCTACGAAGCCGGTCTCGCCCTGTTCGGCGATCCGCACCGGCGGCCGACAGCGGTGTTCGCGGCAAGCGACGAGATCGCGATCGGCCTCATCGTCGCGGCGAGGGAACTCGGCATACTGGTCCCCTCCGAGCTCTCGGTGATCGGGATCGACGGGCATCCCTACGCCGAGATGTTCCGGCTCACCACCATCGAACAGCACCCGCGCAACCAGGCCCGGATGGCTGTGGAGGCGCTGCTGGGCGCGCTCGAGCAGCAGTCGACCACGGTGAGCCCGGGGCTGACCAGGGCGCCGACCAACCTGGTGATGCGCTCCAGCACCAGCGCACCGCGGTGA
- a CDS encoding MDR family MFS transporter: protein MSKRQVLEALSGLLLGMFVSILAGTVVSTSLPIIISDLKGDQSAYTWVITATLLATTVSTPIWGKFADLFNRKLLIQLALATFVIGSALAGFSQDTGTLIGFRVLQGLGAGGLAALSQIIMADIISPRDRGRYAGLFGGVMALGTVGGPLLGGVVTDAFGWRWNFFIALPIAIVAIVLLQRTLHLPPRVKRAVKIDYLGAALIAGGVSLLMIWVTLAGNDFEWASVTSFIMVAAAALLLIAAVIVEFKVAEPIIPLTLFKNRTFTLATVASISVGVSMFGTSVFLSQYMQLARGATPTQSGLLTIPMMGGLLISSTLFGTLISRTGKWKSIMVSGSVLVVAGLLLLGTLQYDTNLILVGIFMFVLGAGLGMVMQNLVLVVQNSIEVKNLGVATSAVTFFRSLGGTVGVSVLGSVLGTVVAQHIKDGITTLAPADQAVAAQTLGSGVIPHVSDLPAAIRVVVESAYGSGVGTVFLLGVPLAVITLVMVALMPNASLGTQTAIALTKAEAATNTKNSPENLEDEDLRELEGAEDILIEVGAATAGLAPVGLAHPTGSIRVQPDADGRSGNPGTGR, encoded by the coding sequence ATGTCCAAGCGCCAGGTGCTCGAAGCCCTGTCCGGTCTGCTGCTGGGCATGTTCGTCTCGATCCTGGCCGGCACCGTGGTGAGCACCTCGCTGCCGATCATCATCTCCGACCTCAAGGGTGATCAGTCCGCCTACACCTGGGTGATCACCGCGACCCTGCTGGCGACCACGGTGTCCACGCCCATCTGGGGCAAGTTCGCGGACCTGTTCAACCGCAAGCTGCTCATCCAGCTGGCCCTGGCCACCTTCGTGATCGGCTCGGCCCTGGCCGGCTTCTCTCAGGACACCGGCACCCTCATCGGCTTCCGCGTACTGCAGGGCCTCGGCGCCGGCGGCCTCGCCGCGCTCAGCCAGATCATCATGGCCGACATCATCAGCCCCCGCGACCGGGGCCGCTACGCCGGCCTGTTCGGCGGCGTCATGGCCCTCGGCACGGTCGGCGGCCCACTCCTCGGCGGCGTCGTGACGGATGCGTTCGGCTGGCGCTGGAACTTCTTCATCGCCCTGCCCATCGCCATCGTCGCCATCGTGCTTTTGCAGCGCACCCTGCACCTGCCGCCGCGGGTGAAGCGTGCTGTGAAGATCGACTACCTCGGCGCCGCACTCATCGCCGGCGGCGTCTCGCTGCTGATGATCTGGGTCACCCTGGCCGGCAACGACTTCGAGTGGGCATCCGTCACCTCGTTCATCATGGTCGCCGCCGCAGCGCTGCTGCTCATCGCCGCCGTGATCGTCGAGTTCAAGGTCGCCGAGCCGATCATCCCGCTCACCCTGTTCAAGAACCGCACCTTCACCCTCGCCACCGTCGCCAGCATCTCGGTCGGCGTGTCCATGTTCGGCACCTCGGTCTTCCTCAGCCAGTACATGCAGCTGGCCCGCGGCGCCACACCCACCCAGTCCGGGCTGCTGACCATCCCGATGATGGGCGGCCTGCTCATCTCGTCCACCCTGTTCGGCACCCTGATCAGCCGCACAGGCAAGTGGAAGTCGATCATGGTCTCCGGCTCGGTCCTCGTGGTCGCCGGCCTGCTGCTGCTTGGCACCCTGCAGTACGACACCAACCTGATCCTGGTGGGCATCTTCATGTTCGTCCTGGGCGCGGGCCTGGGCATGGTCATGCAGAACCTGGTCCTGGTGGTGCAGAACTCCATCGAGGTGAAGAACCTCGGTGTGGCCACCAGCGCCGTCACGTTCTTCCGCAGCCTCGGCGGAACCGTGGGCGTCTCGGTACTCGGCTCCGTGCTCGGCACCGTCGTCGCCCAGCACATCAAGGACGGCATCACCACGCTCGCCCCGGCCGACCAGGCCGTCGCCGCGCAAACCCTCGGTTCCGGTGTCATCCCCCACGTCAGCGACCTGCCGGCCGCCATCCGCGTGGTCGTCGAGTCGGCCTACGGCTCCGGCGTCGGCACGGTGTTCCTGCTCGGTGTGCCCCTGGCCGTGATCACCCTGGTGATGGTGGCGCTGATGCCCAACGCGTCGCTGGGCACCCAGACCGCGATCGCCCTGACCAAGGCCGAGGCGGCGACGAACACGAAGAACTCCCCCGAGAACCTCGAGGATGAGGACCTGCGCGAACTCGAGGGCGCCGAAGACATCCTGATCGAAGTCGGTGCGGCCACCGCCGGCCTCGCCCCGGTGGGCCTGGCCCACCCGACCGGCTCGATCCGCGTGCAGCCGGATGCCGACGGCCGGTCGGGAAACCCGGGAACGGGTCGCTAG
- a CDS encoding carbohydrate ABC transporter permease, giving the protein MSDNVVDLPIPGATKATADTRAEVVGKSTRVKRRLTSRTATVVALVIAVLWTLPTFGLFISSFRPAGLISTTGWWTIFQNPGFTLANYQEVLFSTSQSSPQLGAYFVNSLAIAIPATLFPLVIAAMAAYAFAWIKFKWSGALFVLIFALQIVPLQLALIPLLQMFTQFLRPGQAWIHDLIPMIPEQGYLPVWIAHTIFALPLAIFLLHNFISEIPGEVIEAARVDGASHGQVFFRIVLPLAVPALASFAIFQFLWVWNDLLVALIFSGGTQDVAPLTQRLAELTGTRGQDWQRLTAAAFVSLIVPLIVFFSLQRYFVRGLLAGSTKG; this is encoded by the coding sequence ATGAGCGACAATGTTGTCGACCTGCCCATCCCGGGCGCGACCAAGGCCACGGCCGACACCCGAGCAGAGGTGGTCGGCAAATCCACCCGGGTGAAGCGGCGCCTCACGTCGCGCACGGCCACGGTTGTGGCACTCGTCATCGCGGTGCTGTGGACCCTGCCGACCTTCGGGCTGTTCATCTCCTCGTTCCGGCCCGCCGGCCTGATCAGCACCACCGGTTGGTGGACGATCTTCCAGAACCCGGGCTTCACCCTGGCCAACTACCAGGAAGTGCTGTTCAGCACCTCGCAGTCGTCGCCGCAACTTGGCGCCTACTTCGTGAACTCGTTGGCCATCGCCATCCCGGCCACGCTGTTCCCGCTGGTGATCGCCGCGATGGCCGCGTACGCCTTCGCCTGGATCAAGTTCAAGTGGAGCGGCGCCCTGTTCGTGTTGATCTTCGCGCTGCAGATCGTTCCGTTGCAGCTGGCCTTGATCCCGCTGCTGCAGATGTTCACCCAGTTCCTGCGCCCCGGCCAGGCTTGGATCCATGACCTGATCCCGATGATCCCCGAGCAGGGTTACCTGCCGGTCTGGATCGCACACACGATCTTCGCGCTGCCGCTGGCGATCTTCCTGTTGCACAACTTCATCTCGGAGATCCCGGGTGAGGTCATCGAGGCAGCCCGGGTGGATGGCGCCAGCCACGGGCAGGTCTTCTTCCGGATCGTGCTGCCGCTGGCGGTTCCCGCCCTAGCGTCGTTCGCGATCTTCCAGTTCCTCTGGGTCTGGAACGACCTGCTGGTGGCGTTGATCTTCTCGGGCGGCACCCAGGATGTGGCGCCGCTCACCCAGCGGTTGGCGGAGCTCACCGGTACCAGAGGGCAGGATTGGCAACGTCTGACGGCTGCCGCGTTCGTGTCGCTGATCGTTCCGTTGATCGTGTTCTTCAGCCTGCAGCGCTACTTCGTGCGCGGTCTGCTGGCCGGTTCCACCAAGGGATAG
- a CDS encoding MFS transporter, giving the protein MSGRSWSALSSSASSSAPAGPPATTAAAASILHQPKAVWAVAFACVIAFMGIGLVDPILPAIAADLAATPTETEMLFTSYLLITGIAMFFTSWLSSRIGAKRTLLIGLALIVLFALAAGLSQDVESIIGFRAGWGLGNALFISTALATIVGAAAGGTSSAIILYEAALGLGIAIGPLLGGLLGSISWRGPFFGSATLMAVGFIAIVVLLKTEGPRPVPTRLSAPFRALARPGLGILAGAALFYNIGFFVLLAYTPFALVPLGLGSAVSLGLVFFGWGLSLAITSVWVAPVLTRRMRRSRVLWLVLPLLALDLAAAGLLIGSAAGLVGCVIVGGLLLGVLNTVLTESVMEATDLPRSVASSAYSGVRFLGGAVAPPAATLLAAQFSSATPFYAAGASVLVALLVIVVGHRHLGRADGAIEDAIDEAQAIGAGDS; this is encoded by the coding sequence ATGAGCGGCCGCTCCTGGTCGGCCTTGTCTTCCTCCGCCTCGTCCTCCGCGCCCGCTGGGCCCCCCGCCACCACCGCGGCGGCGGCCAGCATCCTGCACCAGCCCAAGGCCGTCTGGGCGGTGGCCTTCGCCTGTGTCATCGCGTTCATGGGCATCGGGCTCGTCGACCCGATCCTGCCGGCCATCGCGGCCGACCTCGCCGCGACGCCCACCGAGACCGAGATGCTCTTCACGAGCTATCTGCTCATCACCGGCATCGCCATGTTCTTCACCAGCTGGCTGTCCAGCCGCATCGGCGCGAAACGCACCCTGCTGATCGGGCTGGCCCTGATCGTGCTGTTCGCCCTCGCGGCCGGGCTGTCGCAGGACGTCGAGTCGATCATCGGTTTCCGCGCGGGCTGGGGCCTGGGTAATGCCCTGTTCATCTCCACCGCGCTGGCCACTATCGTGGGCGCCGCGGCCGGTGGGACCTCCTCGGCGATCATCCTCTACGAGGCCGCACTGGGCCTCGGCATCGCGATCGGACCGCTGCTGGGCGGGCTTCTGGGCAGCATCAGCTGGCGCGGACCGTTCTTCGGCAGCGCCACCCTCATGGCCGTGGGCTTCATCGCCATCGTCGTGCTCCTCAAGACCGAGGGCCCGCGCCCCGTGCCCACCCGCCTGTCCGCCCCGTTCCGGGCGCTCGCCCGGCCGGGCCTGGGCATCCTCGCCGGCGCCGCCCTGTTCTACAACATCGGTTTCTTCGTGCTGCTGGCCTACACGCCGTTCGCGCTGGTGCCGCTGGGCCTGGGCAGCGCCGTCAGCCTCGGTCTGGTCTTCTTCGGGTGGGGGCTCTCGCTCGCGATCACCTCGGTCTGGGTCGCCCCCGTGCTCACCCGGCGGATGCGCCGCAGCCGGGTGCTCTGGCTTGTGCTGCCCCTGCTCGCCCTGGACCTGGCCGCGGCCGGCCTGCTGATCGGTTCGGCGGCCGGGCTGGTCGGCTGCGTCATCGTGGGCGGGCTGCTGCTCGGCGTGCTGAACACCGTGCTCACCGAGAGCGTGATGGAGGCCACCGACCTGCCCCGTAGCGTCGCCTCGTCGGCCTATTCCGGGGTGCGGTTCCTCGGTGGGGCCGTCGCTCCGCCGGCGGCGACCCTGCTCGCCGCCCAGTTCAGTTCGGCGACACCGTTCTACGCCGCCGGCGCATCCGTTTTGGTGGCTTTGCTGGTGATCGTGGTCGGCCATCGGCACCTCGGCCGCGCCGACGGTGCCATCGAAGACGCGATCGACGAGGCCCAGGCGATCGGGGCCGGCGACAGCTGA